The following proteins are co-located in the Camelina sativa cultivar DH55 chromosome 12, Cs, whole genome shotgun sequence genome:
- the LOC104732495 gene encoding arogenate dehydrogenase 1, chloroplastic-like produces MISQSHSHHLLLTQSSSFSFVFLPKLITKPTHSLSFNSQSSMFPSLSLRPPNPTTTAVSVSDNNRLLSSDPVPPLRIAIIGFGNYGQFLAETLISQGHILFAHSRSDHSSAARRLGVSYLPDLHDLCERHPDVVLLCTSILSIENVLKTLPFQRLRRSTLFVDVLSVKEFAKTLLLQYLPEDFDILCTHPMFGPQSVNSNHGWGGLRFVYDKVRIGEDELRVSRCESFLGIFEREGCKMVEMSCADHDKFAAESQFITHTLGRVLGMLSLQSTPINTKGYEALLDLTENTCGDSFDLYYGLFVYNNNSLEMLERIDLAFEALRKELFSRL; encoded by the coding sequence atgatctctcaatctcattctcatcatcttcttctcactcaATCATCTTCCTTCTCATTCGTCTTCCTCCCAAAGCTCATCACCAAACCTACTCACTCCCTCTCCTTTAACTCTCAGTCCTCAAtgttcccttctctctctctccgtccACCTAaccccaccaccaccgccgtctCCGTCTCCGACAACAACCGTCTTCTCAGTTCCGATCCAGTCCCTCCTCTCCGTATCGCCATTATCGGGTTTGGCAACTACGGCCAATTCCTCgccgaaaccctaatttctcaaGGCCACATTCTCTTCGCTCACTCCCGATCCGATCACTCCTCCGCCGCTCGTCGTCTCGGCGTCTCGTACTTACCCGATCTTCACGATCTTTGCGAACGTCACCCTGACGTTGTCTTACTCTGTACCTCGATCCTCTCCATAGAGAATGTCCTCAAAACGTTGCCGTTTCAGAGACTCCGTCGGAGCACTCTCTTCGTTGATGTTCTCTCTGTGAAAGAGTTTGCTAAGACTCTTCTCCTTCAATACTTACCTGAAGATTTCGATATCCTCTGTACGCATCCAATGTTTGGTCCTCAGAGTGTGAATTCGAATCACGGCTGGGGAGGTTTAAGGTTTGTGTATGATAAAGTCAGGATTGGGGAAGATGAATTGAGAGTCTCAAGGTGTGAGAGTTTTCTTGGgatttttgagagagaaggtTGTAAGATGGTGGAGATGAGTTGCGCTGATCATGATAAGTTTGCTGCTGAGTCGCAGTTTATAACGCATACGCTTGGCAGGGTTTTGGGGATGTTGAGTTTGCAGTCTACGCCCATTAATACTAAAGGGTATGAGGCATTGCTTGATTTGACTGAGAATACTTGTGGGGATAGTTTTGATCTGTACTATGGGTTGTTTGTCTATAATAACAACTCCTTGGAGATGCTTGAGAGGATTGATTTAGCTTTCGAGGCATTGCGTAAGGAGCTTTTTAGTCGACTT